A single Pan troglodytes isolate AG18354 chromosome 19, NHGRI_mPanTro3-v2.0_pri, whole genome shotgun sequence DNA region contains:
- the NR1D1 gene encoding nuclear receptor subfamily 1 group D member 1 produces the protein MTTLDSNNNTGGVITYIGSSGSSPSRTSPESLYSDNSNGSFQSLTQGCPTYFPPSPTGSLTQDPARSFGSIPPSLSDDGSPSSSSSSSSSSSSFYNGSPPGSLQVAMEDSSRVSPSKSTSNITKLNGMVLLCKVCGDVASGFHYGVHACEGCKGFFRRSIQQNIQYKRCLKNENCSIVRINRNRCQQCRFKKCLSVGMSRDAVRFGRIPKREKQRMLAEMQSAMNLANNQLSSQCPLETSPTQHPTPGPMGPSPPPAPVPSPLVGFSQFPQQLTPPRSPSPEPTVEDVISQVARAHREIFTYAHDKLGSSPGNFNANHASGSPPATTPHRWENQGCPPAPNDNNTLAAQRHNEALNGLRQAPSSYPPTWPPGPAHHSCHQSNSNGHRLCPTHVYAAPEGKAPANSPRQGNSKNVLLACPMNMYPHGRSGRTVQEIWEDFSMSFTPAVREVVEFAKHIPGFRDLSQHDQVTLLKAGTFEVLMVRFASLFNVKDQTVMFLSRTTYSLQELGAMGMGDLLSAMFDFSEKLNSLALTEEELGLFTAVVLVSADRSGMENSASVEQLQETLLRALRALVLKNRPLETSRFTKLLLKLPDLRTLNNMHSEKLLSFRVDAQ, from the exons ATGACGACCCTGGACTCCAACAACAACACAG GTGGCGTCATCACCTACATTGGCTCCAGTGGCTCCTCCCCAAGCCGCACCAGCCCTGAATCCCTCTATAGTGACAACTCCAATGGCAGCTTCCAGTCCCTGACCCAAGGCTGTCCCACCTACTTCCCACCATCCCCCACTGGCTCCCTCACCCAAGACCCGGCTCGCTCCTTCGGGAGCATTCCACCCAGCCTGAGTGATGACGGCTCCccttcttcctcatcttcctcctcgtcatcctcctcctccttctataATGGGAGCCCCCCTGGGAGTCTACAAGTGGCCATGGAGGACAGCAGCCGAGTGTCCCCCAGCAAGAGCACCAGCAACATCACCA AGCTGAATGGCATGGTGTTACTGTGTAAAGTGTGTGGGGACGTTGCCTCGGGCTTCCACTACGGTGTGCACGCCTGCGAGGGCTGCAAG GGCTTTTTCCGTCGGAGCATCCAGCAGAACATCCAGTACAAAAGGTGTCTGAAGAATGAGAATTGCTCCATCGTCCGCATCAATCGCAACCGCTGCCAGCAATGTCGCTTCAAGAAGTGTCTCTCTGTGGGCATGTCTCGAGACG CTGTGCGTTTTGGGCGCATCCCCAAACGAGAGAAGCAGCGGATGCTTGCTGAGATGCAGAGTGCCATGAACCTGGCCAACAACCAGTTGAGCAGCCAGTGCCCGCTGGAGACTTCACCCACCCAgcaccccaccccaggccccaTGGGCCCCTCACCACCCCCTGCTCCGGTCCCCTCACCCCTGGTGGGCTTCTCCCAGTTTCCACAACAGCTGACGCCTCCCAGATCCCCAAGCCCTGAGCCCACAGTGGAGGATGTGATATCCCAGGTGGCCCGGGCCCATCGAGAGATCTTCACCTACGCCCATGACAAGCTGGGCAGCTCACCTGGCAACTTCAATGCCAACCATGCATCAGGTAGCCCTCCAGCCACCACCCCACATCGCTGGGAAAATCAGGGCTGCCCACCTGCCCCCAATGACAACAACACCTTGGCTGCCCAGCGTCATAACGAGGCCCTAAATGGTCTGCGCCAggctccctcctcctaccctcccaccTGGCCTCCTGGCCCTGCACACCACAGCTGCCACCAGTCCAACAGCAACGGGCACCGTCTATGCCCCACCCACGTGTATGCAGCCCCAGAAGGCAAGGCACCTGCCAACAGTCCCCGGCAGGGCAACTCAAAGAATGTTCTGCTG GCATGTCCTATGAACATGTACCCGCATGGACGCAGTGGGCGAACGGTGCAGGAGATCTGGGAGGATTTCTCCATGAGCTTCACGCCCGCTGTGCGGGAGGTGGTAGAGTTTGCCAAACACATCCCGGGCTTCCGTGACCTTTCTCAGCATGACCAAGTCACCCTGCTTAAGGCTGGCACCTTTGAG GTGCTGATGGTGCGCTTTGCTTCGTTGTTCAACGTGAAGGACCAGACAGTGATGTTCCTAAGCCGCACCACCTACAGCCTGCAGGAGCTTGGTGCCATGGGCATGGGAGACCTGCTCAGTGCCATGTTCGACTTCAGCGAGAAGCTCAACTCCCTGGCGCTTACCGAGGAGGAGCTGGGCCTCTTCACCGCGGTGGTGCTTGTCTCTGCAG ACCGCTCGGGCATGGAGAATTCCGCTTCGGTGGAGCAGCTCCAGGAGACGCTGCTGCGGGCTCTTCGGGCTCTGGTGCTGAAGAACCGGCCCTTGGAGACTTCCCGCTTCACCAAGCTGCTGCTCAAGCTGCCGGACCTGCGGACCCTGAACAACATGCATTCCGAGAAGCTGCTGTCCTTCCGGGTGGACGCCCAGTGA